The following coding sequences are from one Gopherus flavomarginatus isolate rGopFla2 chromosome 23, rGopFla2.mat.asm, whole genome shotgun sequence window:
- the LOC127039366 gene encoding LOW QUALITY PROTEIN: zinc finger protein 436-like (The sequence of the model RefSeq protein was modified relative to this genomic sequence to represent the inferred CDS: deleted 1 base in 1 codon) gives MAAEEPVQGPVTFEEVAVYFTREEGALLDPTQRALCRAVMQANYENVTLPGFPVSKLNVISKVEEGQELWVLDLQDSEEREILRGPCTGDAMVSENEEQNSRQEDPEQVESHGALSQSSKGDVSRSHEQGTACEVQRRAEREQGNQPGEKMGKIIYPWETHRDLEEITVQQKILRGKRKYTCPECGDNFSDCSALIKHQRLHTGEKLYECCKCGKTFNRISHLTRHEIIHTAERPYECRECGKTFTLSSYLTTHERMHRGERPFQCSQCAQSFTRSSSLIRHERTHTGERPYKCCECGKSFTSSSNLIQHQRIHTGERPYECGECGKAFNCSSELTRHERIHTGERPHVCSQCGKTFALRSDLTTHERIHTGERPFQCSQCGKTFTRSSDLTRHVRIHTGERPYECCECGKSFIASSKLIQHQRSHTRESPYKCGECGKTFSCSSKLTRHERMHRGERPYECHECGKTFTYSSDLTTHERIHTGERPFQCSQCGKSFARSSDVTRHERIHTGERPYECCECGKSFISTSNLIKHQRIHTGERPYKCGECGKAFNCGSQLTRHERIHMERDPMNAESVGKPSLSARTLLDTGKSP, from the exons atggctgcagaagAGCCAGTTCAG gggccggtgaccttcgaggaggtggctgtgtatttcaccagggaagagggggctctgctggaccccactcagagagccctctgcagAGCCGTCATGCAGGCGAACTACGAGAATGTGACCTTGCCGG ggtttccagtttccaaacttAATGTGATCTCCAAGGTGGAAGAAGGGCAAGAACTGTGGGTCCTAGACCTCCAggattcagaggaaagagagatcctcaGAGGTCCCTGCACGG gtgacgcgatggtgagtgagaatgaggagcAGAATTCTCGGCAGGAAGATCCTGAGCAAGTGGAATCACACGGTGCATTATCGCAAAGCTCCAAAGGAgatgtgtccaggagtcatgagcagggaaCAGCCTGTGAGGTTCAGCGCAGAGCAGAGAgggagcagggaaaccagcccgGGGAGAAAATGGGAAAAATAATTTATCCTTGGGAAACTCACAGAGACCTGGAAGAAATCACAGTCCAGCAGAAAATCCTCAGAGGAAAGAGAAAATACACATGCCCTGAGTGTGGGGACAACTTCAGTGACTGCTCTGCCCTTATTAAACATCAGAGActccacacgggagagaaactCTACGAATGCTGcaagtgcgggaaaaccttcaatcgcatcTCACACCTCACTCGACATGAGATAATCCACACGgcagagagaccctatgaatgtagagagtgtgggaaaaccttcactctcAGCTCGTATCTCACTACCCATGAGCGAATGCACAGGGGGGAGAGGCCCTTTCAGTGCTCTCAGTGTGCGCAAAGCTTTACCAGGAGCTCATCCCTCATTAGACATGAGAGAACgcacacgggagagagaccctataaatgctgtgagtgcgggaaaagcttcacttcCAGCTCAAatcttattcagcatcagagaatccacaccggggagaggccctatgaatgtggCGAGTGCGGGAAAGCTTTCAATTGCAGCTCAGAGCTCACTagacatgagagaatccacacgggagagagaccccatGTGTGCAGccagtgtgggaaaaccttcgctCTCAGGTCAGATCTTACTAcccatgagagaatccacacaggggagaggccctttcagTGCTctcagtgtgggaaaaccttcactaggAGCTCAGACCTTACTAGACATGTGAGAATCCAtacgggagagagaccctatgaatgctgtgaatgcgggaaaagcttcattgCCAGCTCAAaacttattcagcatcagagaagcCACACCAGGGAAAGTCCCTATAAATGcggtgagtgcgggaaaaccttcagttGCAGTTCAAAGCTCACTAGACATGAGAGAATGCACAGGGGGGAGAGACCTTATGAATgccatgagtgcgggaaaaccttcacttaCAGCTCCGATCTTACTAcccatgagagaatccacacgggggagAGGCCCTTTCAGTGCTCtcagtgcgggaaaagcttcgcTAGGAGCTCAGACGTCACTAGACATGAGAGAATCCAtacgggagagagaccctatgaatgctgtgagtgcgggaaaagcttcatttCCACCTCAAACCTCATTAAACATCAGCGAAtccacactggggagaggccctataaatgTGGGGAGTGCGGGAAAGCCTTCAATTGCGGCTCACAGCTCACTagacatgagagaatccacaTG GAGAGAGACCCCATGAATGCtgagagtgtgggaaaaccttcactctcagctcgcaccttattagaTACTGGAAAAtccccatga